From one Trueperella pyogenes genomic stretch:
- the hemH gene encoding ferrochelatase, whose amino-acid sequence MRGLLIVNLGSPDSPNPSDVRTFLRDFLSDPDVIDFPRALWLPILHGIVLRTRPASSGALYETIWTPEGSPLVVHTRRQRDLLAAALPDWSVRYAMTYTAPSIASQLDAFVAEGVREIAVLPLYPQWAPSNTGSILAQVNAWKDAANGVRVDVLGQWPAEQHYVNWYADQIAHALAQLPEASQTRVILSYHGVPDRRRHRSVEYAAQCETTSSAIIRALSERGVSADVRTTYQSKFGPGKWLQPATIDTMSALPGDGVTAVILATPGFLADCIETIDELDVLNRKAFEAAGGKRFVRVAPMNDDPAFADVVRQLLAQREASHT is encoded by the coding sequence ATGCGTGGTCTTCTCATCGTCAACCTCGGTTCGCCCGATTCGCCCAACCCCAGCGATGTGCGCACATTCCTGCGTGACTTCCTCTCCGATCCTGATGTCATTGACTTTCCGCGCGCGCTGTGGCTGCCGATCCTGCACGGTATCGTGCTGCGCACGCGCCCAGCGTCCTCCGGAGCGCTGTATGAGACGATCTGGACGCCCGAAGGCTCCCCGCTCGTCGTCCACACCCGCAGGCAGCGTGACCTGCTGGCGGCTGCACTGCCAGACTGGAGCGTCCGTTATGCGATGACGTATACCGCTCCCTCGATTGCCAGCCAACTCGACGCCTTCGTGGCCGAGGGCGTCCGGGAGATCGCCGTCCTACCCTTGTACCCGCAGTGGGCGCCCTCAAATACCGGTTCGATACTTGCGCAGGTAAACGCGTGGAAAGACGCCGCGAACGGGGTGCGCGTGGATGTACTCGGCCAGTGGCCAGCCGAGCAGCACTACGTGAACTGGTATGCGGACCAGATCGCGCACGCGCTCGCGCAGCTGCCGGAGGCCAGCCAAACGCGCGTGATCCTGTCCTACCACGGCGTCCCGGACCGGCGTCGTCACCGCAGTGTCGAGTACGCCGCCCAGTGTGAGACGACGTCGTCGGCGATTATCCGGGCGCTTAGCGAGCGCGGGGTCAGCGCAGACGTGAGGACGACCTACCAGTCGAAATTCGGGCCGGGCAAGTGGCTGCAACCGGCCACTATCGACACGATGTCAGCCCTGCCCGGCGACGGCGTCACGGCGGTTATCCTCGCCACTCCGGGTTTTCTCGCGGACTGCATCGAGACGATAGACGAGCTGGACGTGCTCAATCGGAAAGCCTTTGAAGCCGCAGGTGGGAAACGGTTTGTGCGGGTCGCTCCCATGAATGACGATCCGGCTTTCGCCGACGTCGTCCGCCAACTTCTGGCCCAACGCGAAGCATCTCACACTTAA
- a CDS encoding CDP-alcohol phosphatidyltransferase family protein, whose translation MSTDNNQSGSAPRRARSIAPEAIAPLPDRIRAWLVHIFTMSGMAFAALAMLALINQEIAWMWLWLGIALIVDGVDGYFARRYKVKDVLPWFDGGILDIAIDYITWTFIPAIFMYTQLDLGPKPIAGILTVLVLTSSTLCYANENWKSVDYYFYGFPAAWNIVAVILYVLQPGRYANVFWVVLFILLTIVPFYWTHPFRVKRFMALNLASITVWIVSTGWLVAIFPHQPMWLMAAFWVSGGWFISTGLVRTLTGPDRPTRRRGQQPQHDRANS comes from the coding sequence ATGTCGACCGATAACAACCAGTCCGGGTCAGCGCCGCGCCGCGCGCGCTCAATCGCGCCCGAAGCGATTGCCCCGCTTCCGGATCGGATCCGCGCGTGGCTTGTCCATATCTTCACGATGTCCGGGATGGCTTTCGCTGCGCTGGCCATGCTGGCGCTCATCAATCAAGAGATCGCGTGGATGTGGCTGTGGCTCGGTATCGCGCTCATCGTCGACGGCGTGGACGGCTACTTCGCTAGGCGCTACAAGGTCAAGGACGTGTTGCCGTGGTTCGACGGCGGGATCCTCGATATCGCGATCGACTACATCACGTGGACGTTCATTCCCGCGATTTTCATGTACACCCAGCTCGATCTGGGGCCGAAGCCGATCGCCGGTATTTTGACGGTGTTGGTGCTCACGTCGTCGACCCTGTGCTACGCGAACGAGAATTGGAAGTCCGTGGATTACTATTTCTACGGTTTCCCTGCGGCGTGGAATATTGTGGCAGTGATCCTGTATGTTCTTCAGCCGGGCCGTTACGCGAACGTGTTCTGGGTGGTGCTGTTCATTTTGCTCACGATCGTGCCGTTCTATTGGACCCACCCGTTCAGAGTGAAGCGGTTTATGGCGTTAAACCTGGCCTCGATCACGGTGTGGATCGTGTCCACCGGCTGGCTCGTCGCCATTTTCCCGCATCAGCCGATGTGGCTCATGGCCGCTTTCTGGGTATCAGGCGGCTGGTTTATTTCCACTGGGCTTGTGCGTACGCTGACTGGGCCGGATCGGCCGACCCGCCGGCGAGGCCAGCAGCCACAGCATGATCGCGCCAATAGTTAA
- a CDS encoding phage holin family protein, with the protein MNFLIGAAFNAVALWIATLMFSGIRLTGAGDALLANLGPGGQAAVYFLLAGAVLGAVNMVVRPIVKVLSLPFYILTLGLFFVVVNALMLMLTAWITSHFAMSLVIDSFGWALAGGVVVGLVNWTLSLIIGRD; encoded by the coding sequence ATGAATTTCTTGATTGGAGCGGCCTTCAACGCGGTCGCACTGTGGATAGCGACCCTCATGTTTTCCGGCATCCGCCTAACCGGCGCCGGCGACGCCCTGCTTGCGAACCTCGGCCCCGGCGGCCAGGCAGCCGTCTACTTCCTGCTGGCGGGTGCGGTACTCGGGGCAGTGAACATGGTCGTTCGCCCGATCGTCAAGGTACTCTCCTTGCCTTTCTACATTTTGACCCTTGGCCTGTTCTTCGTCGTCGTCAACGCGCTCATGCTCATGCTCACCGCCTGGATCACAAGCCACTTTGCGATGTCCCTCGTCATCGACAGCTTTGGTTGGGCGCTCGCGGGCGGCGTCGTCGTCGGCCTGGTCAACTGGACCCTGAGCCTGATCATCGGCCGAGACTAG
- a CDS encoding type I 3-dehydroquinate dehydratase, which produces MIFDLPASNAQRPAIIVPVVGTTPQVVIDEAIACEKAGADVVEFRLDFLLAAHPGMDVAAVGRELLRELFSSISVPILLTVRTMAQGGEVDLTPFRYRVLLATLLDVLMQEEFPAQRVGLDLEFTSEATPDLAARAVELGYTPVVSHHEWAETPDCEVMYVMLEDMLAVPNAVPKLAVMASNDDDTASLLNVTKQVAADCGRKIVTIAMGQAGVRSRLEGWKYGSVATFATVGSPTAPGQPAIEDLLAVFGGEPGQAESASQAEGLS; this is translated from the coding sequence GTGATCTTCGACCTCCCAGCAAGCAACGCTCAGCGTCCGGCTATCATCGTGCCCGTGGTGGGAACCACCCCACAGGTAGTCATCGACGAGGCGATCGCGTGCGAGAAGGCCGGCGCCGACGTCGTCGAATTCCGTCTCGACTTCCTGTTGGCCGCCCACCCTGGTATGGATGTCGCCGCCGTAGGGCGCGAGCTCCTGCGTGAGCTGTTCTCCAGCATATCGGTGCCGATCCTGCTGACAGTGCGGACGATGGCACAAGGCGGCGAAGTGGACCTCACGCCGTTCCGCTACCGCGTCCTGCTCGCCACGCTTCTTGATGTTCTCATGCAGGAGGAATTTCCTGCCCAGCGCGTGGGGCTCGATTTGGAGTTCACCTCGGAGGCGACGCCGGATCTGGCCGCCCGCGCTGTCGAGCTTGGCTACACGCCCGTTGTCTCGCATCACGAGTGGGCCGAGACCCCCGACTGCGAGGTCATGTACGTCATGCTGGAGGACATGCTCGCCGTGCCAAACGCGGTTCCCAAGCTTGCGGTCATGGCATCGAACGACGACGACACGGCGAGTCTCCTCAACGTCACCAAGCAGGTGGCCGCCGATTGCGGACGCAAGATCGTCACCATCGCCATGGGTCAGGCAGGTGTTCGCTCGCGGCTGGAAGGGTGGAAGTACGGTTCGGTGGCCACCTTCGCTACAGTCGGATCGCCTACAGCGCCAGGCCAGCCCGCTATCGAAGATCTGCTTGCCGTGTTCGGCGGCGAGCCAGGCCAGGCGGAATCCGCCAGCCAGGCCGAAGGCCTTAGCTAG
- a CDS encoding YwiC-like family protein produces MRRRLPPGWIPNYHGAWAMITIPVLLGVLIGGFVWQHVLLLGLWWAGYFAFYAGGLWLRSRRRPRYLPPVRAYTLVTFVFGVGLLIAAPYLLRWLPLFIPLIATTAWASSHRKDRSLLNDAATVTAAILTLPVAFDLGTHELTPPAASADASLTGWGWVWLVTLIVGWYFLGTIFYVKTNIRERGKPTWYIASVVFHSVGLVGVLVLAVLGVVNWVLAALWLIIAARAIAVPAWKLSVRAIGLGEVAISVALFVAVLI; encoded by the coding sequence ATGCGCCGCCGCCTGCCGCCCGGCTGGATTCCGAACTATCACGGCGCCTGGGCGATGATCACCATCCCTGTACTGCTCGGGGTGCTGATCGGCGGTTTCGTCTGGCAACATGTGTTGCTGCTCGGCCTGTGGTGGGCAGGCTACTTTGCCTTCTATGCCGGTGGACTGTGGCTTCGTTCCCGACGCCGCCCCCGCTACCTCCCGCCCGTGCGCGCCTACACGCTAGTCACGTTCGTATTCGGGGTTGGGCTGCTGATCGCCGCCCCTTACCTACTGCGTTGGCTGCCCCTGTTCATTCCACTCATTGCGACGACGGCGTGGGCCTCCAGCCACCGCAAGGACCGCAGCCTGCTCAACGACGCCGCGACCGTCACCGCCGCAATCCTCACCCTCCCCGTGGCCTTTGACCTGGGCACTCACGAGCTCACCCCACCCGCCGCATCCGCAGATGCGAGCCTGACAGGTTGGGGCTGGGTATGGCTCGTCACCCTCATCGTCGGTTGGTACTTCCTCGGCACGATCTTTTACGTCAAGACCAATATCCGCGAGCGCGGCAAACCCACCTGGTACATCGCCTCCGTGGTTTTCCACAGTGTAGGCCTAGTTGGAGTGCTGGTGCTGGCAGTGCTCGGCGTCGTGAATTGGGTGCTCGCCGCACTGTGGCTGATCATCGCTGCGCGCGCGATCGCCGTCCCGGCGTGGAAGCTGTCCGTGCGCGCTATCGGCCTGGGCGAAGTGGCAATCTCGGTTGCGCTCTTCGTGGCGGTGCTCATCTAG
- a CDS encoding potassium channel beta subunit family protein has translation MTQLTMPYNRLGSAGLQVSQFSFGSWVTFGGQVDTGIAKEQLQAAADAGVNFFDNAEVYAGGKSEQIMGEAIRELGWKRHEYVISTKFFWGINGDMPNMVDTLNRKYLMQAIDGSLERLGLDFVDLAYCHRPDPHTPIEETVYAMSDIVESGKALYWGTSEWSADEIRAAWEIADKRNLRKPVMEQPQYNLLHRDRVEKEYARLYEDIGLGLTTWSPLAGGILTGKYGDGVPQGSRATLKGHDYLLQAAEDSRGKVGQLAKIAGDLGVSTGQLALGWVAANPNVSTVILGASSVEQLQENLGALSALKALEDADLKAKIDEIFA, from the coding sequence ATGACTCAACTCACAATGCCATACAACCGTCTCGGATCCGCGGGCCTGCAGGTCTCCCAGTTCAGCTTCGGCTCCTGGGTGACGTTCGGCGGTCAGGTAGATACGGGAATCGCTAAAGAACAGCTGCAAGCCGCTGCCGACGCCGGGGTGAACTTTTTCGACAACGCCGAGGTCTACGCCGGTGGCAAGTCCGAGCAGATCATGGGCGAAGCCATCCGTGAGCTCGGGTGGAAGCGCCACGAGTACGTCATCTCCACTAAGTTCTTCTGGGGTATCAACGGCGATATGCCGAATATGGTTGACACCCTCAACCGCAAGTACCTCATGCAGGCAATAGACGGCTCGCTTGAGCGCCTCGGCCTTGACTTCGTGGATCTGGCCTACTGCCACCGCCCAGATCCGCACACCCCGATCGAGGAGACGGTCTATGCGATGAGCGATATCGTCGAGTCGGGCAAGGCGCTGTACTGGGGCACTTCTGAGTGGAGCGCAGATGAAATCCGGGCCGCGTGGGAGATTGCGGATAAGCGCAACCTGCGAAAGCCGGTCATGGAGCAGCCGCAGTACAACCTCCTCCACCGCGATCGGGTGGAAAAGGAATACGCCCGGCTCTATGAGGACATCGGCCTGGGGTTGACGACGTGGTCGCCGCTCGCTGGCGGTATTCTCACGGGCAAGTACGGCGACGGCGTCCCGCAAGGTTCGCGTGCCACGCTCAAGGGCCATGACTATCTTTTGCAGGCCGCAGAAGACAGCCGGGGCAAGGTGGGCCAGCTTGCGAAGATCGCCGGTGACCTGGGGGTGAGCACCGGTCAGCTGGCGTTGGGCTGGGTAGCTGCCAACCCGAACGTGTCTACCGTGATCCTGGGAGCCTCCTCCGTGGAACAGCTCCAGGAGAATCTCGGTGCGCTCAGCGCGCTCAAAGCTTTGGAAGACGCTGATCTCAAGGCCAAGATCGATGAGATCTTCGCCTAA
- a CDS encoding LTA synthase family protein yields the protein MAVFIHALSVIALMAVSVLLFGRNGASLARGFAVGIIVNAAAFFVATYAYGGVFVYGTEFTPYLWLLSGLALGAGVAILVALSVAYRHILARKPARWRLHQILPVLFGALIAALAAFLFFIPKKITDSLDEVTADEILFILYQGNGETTPERALEFTNHMVAPVIWAALVGACMGLIRSDIVLRQNTPDVVQRSDSTLPAAQPTTSARFRFVRGLAMLAMLATLAGSVTYAFRVLPLTDIWKGRFETSLYIGENFVLPTNANVTLPEKKRNLVHIYMESIENSFYSKDLGGYTDYNIMPELAELTKKGVSFSHTDKMGGPQQLTAMGHSVAAMVAMNAGVPMLAPGDGNGTLMSYPNFRTTGDYLHDAGYATDFMLGSNSQWAGLGDYYRRHGNFTVHDIQTFKAEGRIPEDYYVWWGVEDDKLYEYAKDVLTKRASGDKPFYFILENADTHFPGGLVSPNTEMIFPQQYENVIHYSQAQTVKLVEWMLAQPWAKDTTIVITGDHRSMDREFFADWDKSYNRTIVNTILNPVQGTDLPTSITQNRQYATFDFYPTILSAIGAAIEGDRLGLGTNLFSGMPTLVERDGADLLNEEFRKRSLFYDEHRETVAEKPGVDE from the coding sequence ATGGCTGTCTTCATTCATGCACTATCTGTTATCGCCCTCATGGCGGTCTCCGTGCTGCTTTTTGGGCGAAACGGGGCTAGCCTGGCACGCGGCTTTGCCGTAGGGATCATCGTGAACGCGGCCGCGTTCTTTGTGGCCACCTACGCCTACGGGGGCGTGTTCGTGTACGGCACTGAATTCACCCCTTACCTGTGGCTATTGTCCGGGCTTGCGCTCGGCGCAGGGGTCGCGATTCTGGTGGCCTTGTCCGTTGCGTACCGGCACATTTTGGCTCGCAAGCCTGCGCGGTGGCGCCTGCACCAAATCCTGCCGGTGCTATTCGGCGCGCTGATAGCGGCCCTCGCCGCCTTCTTGTTCTTCATCCCCAAAAAGATCACGGATTCCCTAGACGAAGTCACAGCCGACGAGATCCTCTTCATCCTCTACCAAGGCAACGGCGAGACCACACCAGAGCGCGCGTTAGAGTTCACCAACCACATGGTCGCCCCCGTGATCTGGGCAGCCCTTGTGGGCGCCTGCATGGGTCTGATCCGCTCTGACATCGTTTTGCGCCAGAACACCCCCGACGTCGTTCAGAGATCCGATAGCACCCTGCCCGCAGCCCAGCCCACGACGTCGGCCCGCTTCCGTTTCGTACGCGGGCTTGCGATGTTGGCGATGCTCGCGACGCTTGCGGGATCTGTCACGTATGCGTTCCGGGTCTTGCCTTTGACGGACATATGGAAGGGGCGCTTTGAGACGTCGCTGTATATCGGCGAGAATTTCGTGTTGCCGACGAATGCCAACGTCACGTTGCCGGAGAAGAAACGCAACCTCGTCCACATCTACATGGAGTCGATAGAGAACTCTTTCTACTCCAAAGACCTCGGCGGCTACACGGACTACAACATCATGCCCGAGCTGGCCGAGCTCACCAAGAAGGGCGTGTCTTTCTCTCACACAGACAAGATGGGCGGGCCACAACAGCTGACTGCGATGGGCCACTCGGTGGCGGCCATGGTGGCCATGAATGCCGGAGTACCGATGCTGGCGCCGGGCGACGGTAACGGGACCCTCATGTCCTACCCGAACTTCCGTACCACCGGCGATTATCTCCACGACGCCGGGTACGCCACGGACTTCATGCTCGGCTCGAATTCGCAATGGGCCGGCCTCGGTGACTACTATCGCCGCCACGGCAACTTCACCGTCCACGACATCCAGACGTTTAAGGCTGAGGGGCGCATCCCCGAGGATTACTACGTGTGGTGGGGTGTGGAAGACGACAAGCTCTACGAGTACGCCAAGGATGTGCTGACCAAGCGCGCGAGCGGTGACAAGCCTTTCTACTTCATTCTTGAGAACGCAGACACCCACTTCCCCGGCGGCCTCGTCTCGCCCAACACGGAGATGATCTTCCCCCAGCAGTACGAGAACGTCATCCACTACTCTCAAGCGCAGACCGTCAAACTGGTCGAGTGGATGTTGGCCCAGCCGTGGGCGAAAGACACCACCATCGTCATCACCGGCGACCACCGGTCTATGGATCGTGAATTCTTTGCCGACTGGGATAAGAGCTACAACCGCACGATCGTGAACACCATCTTGAATCCCGTCCAGGGAACCGACCTGCCGACGTCGATCACTCAAAACCGCCAGTACGCAACGTTCGATTTCTACCCAACAATCCTGTCGGCCATCGGGGCAGCCATCGAGGGTGACCGCTTGGGGTTGGGGACCAACCTCTTTTCTGGTATGCCTACACTGGTCGAAAGAGACGGAGCTGACCTGCTCAATGAGGAATTCCGCAAGCGCTCATTGTTCTACGACGAGCACCGGGAGACGGTCGCTGAGAAACCCGGCGTCGACGAATAG
- the purB gene encoding adenylosuccinate lyase, whose amino-acid sequence MSFSDAYALGPLDGRYRPEVAPLIDHLSEQALNRTRAHVEVEWLIFLSINQVLPGAPLLTDAEIAYLRAIPTSMDDADIARLAAIEAQTRHDVKAVEYFLKEKLDAAPASLEQTNLPQMHEIVHIFATSEDINNLAYALNVKAAVEEIWLPAAHGLTAALSEMARANAATPMLSHTHGQPASPSTLGKEIAVLAHRLNRQIARIESAQFLGKFNGATGTYGAHSVSVPDADWPALARQFVEGLGLTFNPLTTQIESHDWMSELFADVARFNRIAHNLATDFWTYISLGYLAQNLAAQGSTGSSTMPHKVNPIRFENAEANFEISCALLDTLAATLVTSRLQRDLTDSSTLRNIGVAFGHSLLALTNLRRGVAGVEANRAALEADLDSHWEVLGEPIQQAMRTAAIAGATGMQDPYERLKELTRGHQVGATQMRAFIDSLGLPDDVAARLRNLTPDSYVGLAADLVR is encoded by the coding sequence ATGAGTTTCTCTGACGCGTATGCCCTAGGCCCCCTCGATGGTCGCTACCGCCCGGAAGTCGCCCCGCTCATCGACCACCTCTCCGAGCAAGCCCTCAACCGAACCCGCGCCCACGTCGAGGTCGAGTGGCTGATCTTCCTGTCCATCAACCAGGTTCTGCCCGGCGCCCCACTCCTCACCGACGCCGAGATCGCCTACCTGCGCGCGATCCCCACCTCGATGGACGACGCCGACATCGCGCGCCTCGCCGCGATCGAGGCCCAGACGCGCCACGACGTGAAGGCGGTCGAGTATTTCCTCAAGGAAAAGCTCGACGCCGCCCCCGCCAGCCTCGAGCAGACGAACCTCCCACAAATGCACGAGATTGTCCACATCTTCGCTACCTCCGAGGACATCAACAATCTCGCCTATGCGCTCAACGTCAAAGCCGCGGTCGAAGAGATCTGGCTGCCCGCCGCCCACGGTCTGACCGCCGCCCTGTCCGAGATGGCTCGCGCCAATGCCGCCACCCCGATGCTCTCCCACACGCACGGCCAACCGGCCTCCCCCTCCACGCTCGGTAAGGAGATCGCGGTCCTCGCACACCGGTTAAACCGCCAGATTGCCCGCATCGAATCCGCCCAGTTCCTCGGCAAATTCAACGGCGCTACCGGCACCTACGGCGCGCACTCGGTCTCGGTCCCGGACGCGGACTGGCCCGCCTTAGCTCGTCAATTCGTCGAAGGCCTAGGGCTCACCTTCAACCCACTGACCACCCAGATCGAATCGCACGACTGGATGAGCGAGCTCTTTGCCGACGTCGCCCGCTTCAACCGCATCGCCCACAACCTCGCCACCGACTTTTGGACCTACATCTCGCTGGGCTACCTCGCCCAGAATCTCGCCGCCCAAGGCTCGACCGGCTCGTCCACGATGCCCCACAAGGTCAACCCCATCCGCTTCGAAAACGCGGAGGCAAACTTCGAAATCTCCTGCGCGCTGCTCGACACGCTGGCGGCCACCCTCGTCACCTCCCGCCTACAACGTGACCTCACCGACTCCTCCACTCTGAGAAACATCGGGGTCGCCTTCGGCCATTCGTTACTGGCGCTGACGAACCTGCGCCGCGGCGTCGCCGGCGTCGAGGCCAACCGCGCCGCACTCGAAGCGGACCTCGACAGCCACTGGGAGGTCCTCGGCGAACCGATCCAGCAGGCGATGCGTACAGCCGCGATCGCGGGCGCCACAGGAATGCAAGATCCCTACGAACGCCTCAAGGAGCTCACCCGCGGACACCAGGTCGGCGCCACGCAGATGCGCGCCTTCATTGACTCGCTCGGGCTGCCCGACGACGTCGCCGCGAGGTTGCG
- a CDS encoding histidinol-phosphate transaminase translates to MADYFRPDIANLPAYVAGRNPEDPEVIKVASNEMPFPTLPGVAAALGLHLSELNRYPDMGAVALKEAIAAFHNTSVANVAVGNGSVALIEQFLQAVCVPGAEVVIPWRSFEAYPIAIQVAGGRAVKVGLRNNGKIDLPAMLDAITARTRAILICTPNNPTSCALTHEELRRFLRSVPSQIPVLVDEAYVDFVEMNDAVRGVELAAEFANVISLRTFSKAYALAGLRVGYALGMENLVEGLDKVATPFGVNTLAQVAAVAALQERGEVERRVAAIKAERSKLVGALRVLGWEGCPQGNFLWFDLGAESARFAHLCEREKLVVRTFAEGVRVSVAPEASLRLVRAYRSFRS, encoded by the coding sequence ATGGCTGACTACTTCCGACCCGACATCGCGAACCTGCCCGCCTACGTGGCAGGTCGTAATCCGGAAGATCCGGAGGTCATCAAGGTGGCCTCCAACGAGATGCCCTTTCCAACGCTGCCAGGCGTGGCGGCGGCGCTCGGCCTGCATTTAAGCGAGCTTAACCGCTATCCAGACATGGGCGCCGTGGCTTTGAAGGAGGCCATCGCTGCGTTCCACAACACCTCGGTGGCCAACGTCGCGGTGGGCAACGGATCGGTGGCGCTCATTGAGCAATTTTTGCAGGCGGTGTGCGTTCCGGGGGCGGAAGTGGTTATTCCGTGGCGCAGCTTCGAGGCCTACCCCATTGCGATCCAGGTTGCCGGCGGAAGAGCGGTGAAGGTCGGCCTCCGCAACAACGGCAAGATCGACCTGCCAGCCATGCTCGATGCGATCACCGCCCGCACCCGTGCCATCCTCATCTGCACCCCGAATAACCCTACGAGCTGCGCGCTCACCCATGAGGAGTTGCGCCGCTTCCTGCGTTCGGTTCCGTCTCAGATCCCCGTGCTTGTGGATGAAGCTTATGTGGATTTTGTGGAGATGAACGACGCCGTGCGCGGCGTCGAACTCGCGGCCGAGTTCGCGAACGTGATCTCGTTGCGTACATTTTCCAAGGCCTATGCGCTGGCGGGCCTGCGGGTGGGTTATGCGCTTGGCATGGAGAATCTGGTGGAGGGCTTGGATAAGGTGGCCACGCCCTTCGGGGTGAACACACTCGCCCAGGTGGCGGCCGTGGCGGCGCTTCAGGAGCGCGGCGAGGTGGAGCGCCGGGTGGCGGCGATCAAGGCAGAACGATCTAAACTGGTTGGCGCCTTACGGGTGCTTGGGTGGGAGGGCTGTCCGCAGGGCAATTTCCTGTGGTTCGATCTCGGCGCGGAATCGGCGCGCTTTGCGCATTTGTGCGAGCGGGAAAAGCTCGTTGTGCGCACGTTCGCCGAGGGTGTGCGGGTGAGCGTGGCCCCCGAGGCGTCCTTGCGGCTCGTGCGGGCCTACCGCAGCTTCCGGTCCTAG